In a genomic window of Synergistales bacterium:
- a CDS encoding GntR family transcriptional regulator → MSRGSQTLTEQSYRRIRNRILAGQYPSGTALREEALSRDLATSRTPVRAALKRLESEGLLEQVEGRVLRVPRMTMEDMDETFVARRLVEGKIAELAADRATAEEFRRLRQYIDDEQEAARTGETGFVLNMDRLFHGTLAKVAGNPLLGEFQGRISTKVTLFLVLSGTLEEAMISRALDEHQQLLAALEARAPSSARQVMVRHLDNVLVRLREAVSGA, encoded by the coding sequence ATGTCCAGAGGATCGCAGACACTGACCGAACAATCCTACCGCAGAATCCGCAACCGCATCCTGGCGGGGCAGTATCCCTCGGGGACGGCCCTCCGTGAGGAGGCGCTCTCCCGCGATCTCGCCACCAGCCGGACACCGGTGCGGGCAGCGCTGAAACGTCTCGAGTCGGAAGGCCTGCTCGAACAGGTAGAGGGGCGGGTGCTCCGGGTGCCCCGGATGACCATGGAAGATATGGATGAGACCTTTGTGGCCCGCCGGCTGGTGGAGGGGAAGATCGCCGAGCTGGCTGCGGACCGCGCGACGGCGGAGGAATTCCGCAGGCTGCGTCAGTACATCGACGACGAGCAGGAGGCGGCCCGTACGGGGGAGACAGGCTTTGTCCTCAACATGGACAGGCTCTTCCACGGGACGCTGGCCAAGGTGGCGGGCAATCCCCTGCTCGGGGAGTTCCAGGGGCGGATCAGCACCAAGGTGACGCTCTTCCTGGTGCTCAGCGGTACCCTGGAGGAGGCCATGATCAGCAGGGCGCTTGACGAACACCAGCAGCTCCTTGCCGCACTGGAAGCACGGGCTCCTTCGTCGGCGCGGCAGGTCATGGTGCGGCATCTGGACAATGTGCTTGTCCGTCTCCGGGAAGCTGTATCCGGGGCGTAG
- a CDS encoding electron transfer flavoprotein subunit beta/FixA family protein — protein sequence MHIAVLIKQVPDTDEVRMDPERGTMIREGVGNIINPLDLNALEAGLQLKRGKGAQLSVYSMGPPQAETALREATALGADRAVLLSDRAFAGSDTWSTSFALAAALRRDGPFDLILAGEKATDGETGQVGPEVATMLDLPFATFVSGLALEGNQVEITRSVEEGFHRQSLPLPCLLTVLHDLNDPSMPTLAGKKQARRCDIPNRTAAGLGLQTEQSGLKGSPTRVVHIEKPTLTRSTEFYRGRDLDRGLERVVAILREKALL from the coding sequence ATGCACATCGCCGTACTGATCAAACAGGTCCCCGACACCGACGAGGTCCGGATGGACCCGGAACGGGGAACAATGATCCGGGAGGGTGTGGGCAATATCATCAACCCTCTGGATCTCAACGCCCTGGAGGCAGGGCTGCAGCTGAAACGGGGAAAAGGCGCGCAACTCTCGGTCTATTCCATGGGGCCGCCCCAGGCGGAGACCGCCCTTCGGGAGGCGACGGCCCTCGGCGCCGACCGGGCGGTGCTTCTGAGCGACCGCGCCTTCGCCGGATCGGACACCTGGTCCACGAGCTTCGCCCTGGCCGCGGCGCTCCGCCGTGACGGTCCCTTCGATCTGATCCTGGCCGGAGAGAAGGCCACCGACGGCGAGACGGGGCAGGTGGGCCCCGAGGTGGCCACCATGCTGGACCTGCCCTTCGCCACCTTCGTGAGCGGTCTCGCCCTGGAGGGAAACCAGGTGGAGATCACCAGAAGCGTCGAGGAGGGCTTCCACCGGCAGAGCCTGCCGCTCCCCTGTCTGCTCACCGTCCTCCACGACCTCAACGACCCCTCCATGCCCACACTGGCCGGCAAGAAGCAGGCCCGGCGCTGCGACATCCCCAACCGCACGGCGGCGGGTCTGGGTCTCCAAACGGAGCAATCCGGACTGAAAGGTTCGCCCACCAGAGTCGTCCATATCGAGAAACCCACACTGACCCGGAGCACCGAATTCTACAGAGGCAGGGATCTCGACAGGGGCCTGGAGCGGGTGGTGGCCATCCTCCGGGAGAAGGCGCTGCTCTAG